In the Pseudomonadota bacterium genome, TGCCTTCTTGGCTTGATAGGTCGCTACCTGCGGGCGGGTGTGCTGGTGGGGGACATCATCCAGGCAACGGAGCTTGGGACACAAGGTGGTCCAGTTACTCCCCGAACGCAAAAGGTAACTTTGGCCACCTGGCATGCCCTAGGATTTACCGGGAGTTGGTGGGCCGCTGTCCGGCGGAGGCGCCAGACCAACGGGGATACAATGCCGGATGACGATACTGTCGTCACCAATGAGGATGTCCTTGACGACGAGACGCACAATTCGCTGGCGCTCGATGATGTCAAGCGTGTCGGCGGCGCTGCGCAGCCGGGTGAGGAACGTCGTGAGAGTTTCTGCAAGGCGCAGGAACGTCGCGCGATCGGTGGCTTGGTCAGCGATCGCCTGCAACTCGGCGCGCAGCGTCTGTTCACGTTGCCGCAGCACAGGCATGCGCTCCCGCAGCTGCTCGAGCGACAAGAGTTCCTCTTGATAGGCGGTGATAAGTCGTTCGATGCCTTTACCGACACGGATGAGTTCTCTTTGCAAGCTTTGCTCGCGTTTTCTGGTGGGATCGGACGAGCGCGCTGCGATGAGGCGCCGGTGAAGTTCCTGCTGGATCAGCGTCGGGTCCTCGAGCAATCGGATCACCTCGGTCCAGACAATCTGGTCGAGCAGATCCTGCCGCACCATGCGATTATCGCACACGGGTCCTCCCAGCTTTCGCCAGCTGTCCGAGCCGAT is a window encoding:
- a CDS encoding zinc ribbon domain-containing protein, translating into RSRRRTITPSVVQGLVSCQKCGYAFSRTSTYTTARKLHYYKCIGSDSWRKLGGPVCDNRMVRQDLLDQIVWTEVIRLLEDPTLIQQELHRRLIAARSSDPTRKREQSLQRELIRVGKGIERLITAYQEELLSLEQLRERMPVLRQREQTLRAELQAIADQATDRATFLRLAETLTTFLTRLRSAADTLDIIERQRIVRLVVKDILIGDDSIVIRHCIPVGLAPPPDSGPPTPGKS